One region of Fibrobacter sp. genomic DNA includes:
- a CDS encoding stress response translation initiation inhibitor YciH (involved in start site selection during the initiation of translation) → MGIEERSTLVYSTGVGRIKQEKPKAERPQGDGVVRIQLKRLGGGKMASVVTGVPLDEDELKELGRELKQKCGVGGSVKDFNIEIQGDKRNILKTELEKRGYTVKLAGG, encoded by the coding sequence ATGGGTATTGAAGAACGTTCCACATTGGTTTATTCAACCGGCGTCGGACGCATCAAACAGGAAAAGCCGAAGGCAGAACGCCCACAGGGTGATGGAGTCGTCCGAATTCAATTGAAACGTCTTGGCGGCGGAAAAATGGCCAGTGTGGTTACTGGAGTGCCGTTGGACGAGGATGAATTGAAGGAACTTGGCCGCGAATTGAAGCAGAAATGCGGGGTAGGTGGCTCCGTCAAGGATTTTAATATTGAAATTCAGGGTGACAAGCGAAATATCCTGAAAACTGAACTGGAAAAAAGGGGCTATACGGTCAAATTGGCTGGTGGCTAG
- a CDS encoding deoxyribonuclease IV translates to MHIGCHLSSSEGFFAMGQAALSIGADTFQFFTRNPRGGAAKPFDKVDAAKLVDLLQANGFAPILAHAPYTLNACAADEGLRQYALDVMKDDMMRMDHFPGAMYNFHPGSHVKQGVDVGITYISSMLNQLLKPEQKTTVLLETMAGKGSEVGRTFEELREILDRVELSDKMGVCMDTCHVFDGGYDIVNHLDDVLEQFDKVIGLNKLKAVHLNDSKNPMGSHKDRHEVIGGGFIGLDALVGVVNHPALKNLPFYLETPNELPGYAAEIKLMRSKAV, encoded by the coding sequence ATGCATATTGGTTGTCATCTTTCTTCTTCTGAAGGCTTTTTCGCCATGGGGCAGGCCGCTCTTTCAATAGGTGCGGATACTTTCCAGTTCTTTACCCGAAATCCTCGCGGTGGGGCGGCAAAGCCTTTTGACAAGGTCGATGCTGCGAAGCTTGTGGACTTGCTGCAAGCTAATGGATTTGCTCCGATTCTTGCTCATGCTCCTTATACATTGAACGCCTGCGCTGCCGACGAAGGACTTCGTCAGTATGCTCTGGACGTAATGAAGGACGACATGATGCGAATGGATCATTTTCCTGGTGCCATGTACAATTTCCACCCGGGAAGTCATGTGAAGCAGGGGGTGGATGTCGGTATCACGTACATTTCCTCCATGTTGAATCAGTTGTTGAAACCGGAGCAGAAGACTACCGTGCTTTTGGAGACTATGGCGGGGAAGGGCTCCGAGGTTGGAAGAACCTTTGAGGAACTTAGGGAAATTCTTGATCGTGTAGAACTTTCGGACAAGATGGGCGTCTGCATGGATACTTGCCACGTCTTTGACGGTGGGTACGACATTGTAAACCACTTGGATGATGTGCTGGAACAGTTCGACAAAGTTATTGGCTTGAATAAACTTAAGGCCGTTCATCTGAACGATAGCAAGAACCCTATGGGTAGCCACAAGGACCGTCACGAAGTGATTGGTGGTGGATTTATCGGTTTGGATGCCCTGGTTGGTGTTGTTAACCATCCAGCTTTGAAGAACCTGCCGTTCTATCTGGAAACTCCCAACGAATTGCCTGGCTATGCAGCCGAAATAAAGTTGATGCGCAGTAAGGCTGTTTAA
- a CDS encoding cadherin repeat domain-containing protein has product MWFGKDVFKHVASSLAIALAVVVPSLAADVRPLRFNPPVSQDQDIQQSYWNYLMRFKIWGTKGVSLGSRVELTDKTGATGTATGDITVRGEKLSLGGPIVSGRDIRFDGNAKITKFTTGPTRVQGSMNASQNEGNEFHGTNCLNASNSITEIGINNANGLLVPGNPLTGECDPKKVIEAKNDLSVPVLTEGYSYKPGESSNRAGLNVPSRETRYIDIPPGEGMYDIYMDYLTFGDDWTRLYVRMPEGGRLTRIFLNRTNATLHYVTLKVIYVGEGSVYNEASNTYTTVVNEKIQANEDYAGNLLIYVPHDLTIKADQYEIQGSFISTGKITVENQIKFAGQLIANEIYIGDQVDGNGFRFVPFDPAKPDPTRMGDLLEGEDGAQNLNIYLTKKTDAKVEFKYCFLFDGDPEAGLAEGNVRANANDIVADKGDFVLCGGADNKAYYHTAEVNAGEQELANPISLYVNDDIMIENDESFSIFIFDMDGAVFNGDVREGTLPITIIDDDKKPVCFDTTLVMNEDDSLFFNFNMPAYQHDSVTPLTVDYIVPIIETPVQGLTIYGETVLADGVKYRPIPKDTRYQPALNEYGTHYDSLVYAIEVGAKENRHGVRSESCKIYIDVKPVNDAPVLNDTTITIRENTPVDSILLQLVGTDVEKDKLTYGVVAGEGDSHFNLIGAVKDSLVLVSALDYETQKEHKIRVYVTDGKLNDSAYVTIKLIDENEKPKFDEDKYDFVAVEHSKRDSLLGQISASDVDAADQGKITYSYKFITPAVDDSAFYLLPSGVISTRNPDSLNYEKLDKYELWAYATDSLGLYDSVKVTITVEDINEDPAFEQDKFYYQTNFVSIPEDANAGEIFTFNFSDPDFKSILDKVGFHQLKLTLLDCTEKDCKLGSADEVDANVSSMFSIKMNSDSTSGVLSLTSTGASKLNYEADSTYNLMIEVRDNVKTPALSLADTIVVRVRITNVNEQPKFDETEYSFSVKEHQVDIVKVGEVHATDVDFKTTLSYSLVDESGKFSINEKTGAISTKVSLDYEADSVYKVMAYVTDNDATKPLKDSVPVTIKVIDINETPWAEGAEWDIREDATAGYELGKIDGQDPDKYNKNFNQLTYSWADPTVLGADIFNIDPTSGKVTLAKGGVLDYENEPERTYRLTVKIADNGGLDSTASVTINVLDVNEKPVLRDTTIYVHENTPTKTPVYTVVANDPENQTIRYTILTGDPNKSDFSLGATSGKLSVAKELSYNEKPKYVFTVRAYDNGSPVMSDTATVTVIILDDNDKPRFLEFEFEFPAWEHNPADTVIGQLEAEDDDEKSEFNQLTYRLIDDPSGFFAVSDSGEVYIPEADVLDYEPIAEDPTYVLTVEVSDGELADTAYVLVKVLNINEKPTLKNYTFDVKEHKGANEPVGTMKATDPDLKESFSYKIIGTTSSEFSVGTDGVITTKKELNYETKQTYSFKVEVSDKGNPSPVLKDTATIVVKVIDINETPSVGDQEFTIKETAKGSDSVGTVVGAFDKDILNDYFSDLIYEISDTIVGGVETKGSDFFTINKSTGKISVKSGVTFDYETKGKVYYLKLTVTDHADPSKEDKPLSVTSLITINIEDVPEPPKFPQDDYEFDVNENSPEGVVVGELSADDKDENEKLVYSLKNLDGSVSSQFKVSYANNKAVIKVEDNAGLDYETLAHYEVMVIVTDKSNLSDTAKVIITVNDVNEKPTIEEQYFSLPENKKANYKLSGSVQSDDLDTASVYRKNHYEAVGGDTDLFTLNRRGEIYAKQTMDYEAWVDSGRTTFVLEVKVVDDEVDTLFAIENIYIDLLDVNEKPSVITDSMEIAEHSSVGDLVGMLEAKDPDLYKTSFTFALDSSSSVFSVDADGSVRVKDSGKLDYENMDHQYIIYVNVVDDSGAVSDTKPVVISVIDVNEPPVLRDTILYISEAASPDTIFAQISGKDPDKYNEAFSKLTYEMISVKDTFDFLEDGSAKLLRGLDYEAIQSYVRRVRVTDGEYSDTANVLIKVINVVESTIVDIIEIEDPDTLVTNPDTIYTNVPEKHITWLEDGRKYESDTTLVNGKNIIERCFWDRTKDYEGCDTVVIFFSDSKPIVTIDADRPDIKAENVYTIVEQKDEGDTNVYVNTKKKEVEISIVDTASGVKNKTFTVNLDLVDSVAVPKKALKEVNSIAGGVTIKDGSDVETTKVKITGTDNVVVSYSDYVVVDGKKIPVTVSYTTDGDDEVVETEIINKKGKVEKIQVITVSYTTKVDGKDVVISYQADAETGEVLKTTAGGKLTRAEQSNSVANAQDAVGTYTVSYTCEEKGNTVNVSYVIDDEGDFVTNEDGDIGYSVSYTYVNKFGNSATKSVYIVLDQVGPKVEILDPSKDAKLQVVSSNFIGVKWTVNGEVQDTLTTQGLEKGLNAIVRFYRDKAGNESSDTVFVIMKNGKAIEIAVEQPVTVITREKVDEYYSEHQPAENQTYAVSILNPSTGVEVETLVGGKGKPKKGSGEEPYPGVEEVNHLGPTLIMDFKLPVIKQLDENDAMGGINTGVVGGLATLDDIMNAGGDIPLDGVDAHNGEKISAAEYVEKYCADGFKLGSDYSKINLYNTKADVKIWVYTTLGGFVNYYHFSQDMNDPSYTNEGGVTKLFFEMKPDKNGDVRTDDGRLLASGSYVYKVEVKVRSELQCDLPPIGVSSSPRKGDVIRNDEQLLKNFGYKRPHEK; this is encoded by the coding sequence ATGTGGTTTGGAAAAGACGTTTTTAAGCATGTTGCCAGCTCATTGGCAATCGCTCTTGCTGTGGTAGTCCCCTCTCTGGCTGCCGACGTTCGCCCGTTGCGTTTTAATCCCCCTGTCAGTCAGGACCAGGATATCCAGCAGTCTTACTGGAATTACTTGATGCGTTTCAAAATCTGGGGTACCAAAGGGGTATCCCTGGGGTCTCGTGTTGAACTCACGGACAAGACTGGCGCCACCGGTACAGCTACCGGTGATATAACAGTGCGTGGTGAAAAACTGTCTTTGGGTGGTCCTATTGTTTCTGGTCGTGATATCCGATTCGACGGCAATGCTAAGATTACCAAGTTCACCACAGGCCCGACCCGTGTCCAGGGTTCTATGAATGCCTCTCAGAACGAAGGTAATGAATTCCATGGCACCAACTGCTTGAACGCCTCCAACTCGATTACTGAAATCGGTATTAATAATGCAAACGGTCTTTTGGTTCCCGGTAATCCTTTGACTGGAGAATGCGATCCGAAGAAGGTGATTGAAGCAAAGAACGATTTGTCTGTTCCTGTTTTGACGGAAGGATATTCTTACAAGCCTGGAGAGTCTTCTAATCGCGCTGGGCTAAATGTTCCGTCTCGCGAAACGAGGTATATTGATATTCCTCCTGGCGAAGGAATGTACGATATCTATATGGACTATTTGACTTTCGGTGATGACTGGACAAGACTTTATGTCCGTATGCCCGAAGGTGGTCGTTTGACTCGTATTTTCCTGAATAGAACAAATGCTACCCTTCACTATGTAACTTTAAAAGTCATTTATGTGGGTGAAGGTTCTGTCTATAACGAAGCTTCCAATACCTATACCACAGTTGTTAATGAAAAAATTCAGGCCAACGAAGATTACGCTGGTAACTTGCTCATCTATGTACCCCATGATTTGACAATTAAGGCTGACCAGTATGAAATTCAGGGTTCTTTCATTAGTACTGGAAAAATCACTGTTGAAAACCAGATCAAGTTCGCTGGTCAGTTGATTGCTAACGAAATCTATATTGGTGACCAGGTTGATGGTAACGGTTTCCGCTTTGTTCCCTTCGACCCTGCTAAGCCGGACCCGACTCGTATGGGTGACCTGCTTGAAGGTGAGGACGGCGCTCAAAATCTTAATATCTACTTGACCAAGAAAACCGACGCTAAGGTTGAATTCAAGTATTGCTTCTTGTTTGACGGTGATCCTGAAGCTGGTTTGGCAGAAGGTAATGTTCGTGCAAATGCAAACGACATCGTGGCTGACAAGGGTGACTTTGTTCTTTGCGGTGGTGCTGATAACAAGGCTTACTATCATACCGCTGAAGTGAATGCTGGGGAACAGGAACTGGCTAATCCCATTTCCTTGTATGTCAATGATGACATCATGATTGAAAATGATGAATCATTCTCCATCTTCATTTTCGATATGGATGGAGCTGTGTTTAACGGTGATGTGCGTGAAGGTACTTTGCCTATTACCATTATTGATGATGATAAGAAACCGGTTTGCTTTGATACCACCTTGGTCATGAATGAAGACGATTCCTTGTTCTTCAATTTCAATATGCCGGCATATCAGCATGACAGCGTTACTCCGCTTACTGTTGACTACATTGTTCCCATTATCGAAACTCCGGTTCAGGGTCTGACCATTTATGGTGAAACTGTTTTGGCAGATGGTGTGAAGTATCGTCCGATTCCCAAGGACACTCGTTATCAGCCGGCTCTTAATGAATATGGTACACACTATGACTCTTTGGTCTACGCAATTGAAGTGGGCGCAAAAGAAAATCGTCATGGTGTCCGTTCCGAAAGCTGTAAGATTTACATCGATGTAAAACCGGTAAACGACGCTCCTGTGCTGAACGACACCACCATCACCATCCGTGAAAATACTCCGGTGGATTCTATCCTGTTGCAGTTGGTCGGTACCGATGTTGAAAAAGACAAGTTGACCTACGGTGTTGTTGCTGGTGAAGGCGACTCTCACTTCAATTTGATTGGTGCAGTCAAGGATTCCTTGGTTCTCGTTAGTGCTTTGGACTATGAAACTCAGAAGGAACATAAGATTCGCGTTTATGTAACCGATGGCAAACTCAACGATTCCGCCTACGTAACCATCAAGTTGATCGATGAAAACGAAAAGCCGAAGTTCGATGAAGACAAGTATGATTTTGTTGCCGTAGAACACTCCAAGCGTGATTCTCTCCTCGGCCAAATCTCGGCATCCGATGTAGATGCTGCGGACCAGGGCAAGATTACCTACTCCTACAAGTTCATCACTCCTGCTGTGGATGATTCTGCATTCTATCTGTTGCCCTCTGGCGTGATTTCTACAAGAAATCCGGATTCCCTGAACTACGAAAAACTCGATAAGTATGAACTCTGGGCTTACGCAACCGATTCTTTGGGCTTGTACGATTCCGTCAAGGTGACCATTACCGTTGAAGACATCAATGAAGACCCCGCCTTTGAACAGGATAAGTTCTACTACCAGACCAACTTCGTCTCCATTCCGGAAGATGCCAATGCCGGTGAAATCTTTACCTTCAACTTCAGCGATCCTGACTTCAAGAGCATTCTTGACAAGGTTGGCTTCCATCAGTTGAAGCTTACGTTGCTCGATTGTACTGAAAAGGATTGTAAGTTGGGTAGCGCTGATGAAGTTGACGCCAACGTGTCCTCTATGTTCAGCATCAAGATGAATAGCGACAGCACTAGCGGAGTCCTCAGCCTCACAAGCACGGGCGCTTCCAAGCTTAACTATGAAGCTGACTCTACCTACAACTTGATGATTGAAGTTCGCGACAATGTGAAAACCCCGGCCTTGAGCCTTGCTGATACCATTGTTGTTCGCGTCCGTATCACCAACGTGAATGAACAGCCCAAGTTTGACGAAACTGAATACTCCTTCTCTGTGAAGGAACACCAGGTGGATATTGTTAAGGTGGGCGAGGTTCATGCAACCGACGTTGACTTCAAGACCACACTTTCTTATTCTCTTGTTGATGAATCCGGCAAGTTCTCCATTAATGAAAAGACTGGTGCTATCTCTACTAAGGTGTCCCTGGATTACGAAGCAGACTCTGTATATAAGGTTATGGCCTACGTAACTGATAACGATGCTACCAAGCCTCTCAAGGATTCTGTGCCCGTGACCATCAAGGTTATTGACATCAACGAAACCCCGTGGGCCGAAGGTGCCGAATGGGATATTCGAGAAGATGCAACTGCTGGTTATGAACTTGGAAAGATTGATGGCCAGGATCCGGATAAGTACAACAAGAATTTCAATCAGTTGACCTATTCTTGGGCCGATCCGACCGTGCTTGGCGCAGATATCTTTAACATTGATCCTACCTCTGGTAAGGTGACCTTGGCAAAGGGTGGCGTTCTGGATTATGAAAATGAACCTGAAAGAACATATCGCTTAACCGTGAAGATTGCCGACAACGGGGGCTTGGATTCCACCGCTTCTGTTACAATCAATGTTCTTGATGTGAATGAAAAGCCTGTTCTTCGTGACACCACTATCTATGTGCATGAAAATACTCCTACAAAAACGCCTGTCTATACTGTGGTTGCTAATGATCCGGAAAATCAAACCATTAGATACACAATTCTTACGGGAGACCCCAATAAGAGTGACTTTAGCCTTGGGGCTACATCTGGAAAGCTTTCTGTTGCCAAGGAATTGAGCTATAACGAAAAGCCCAAGTATGTCTTTACGGTTCGAGCTTATGATAACGGTTCTCCGGTCATGAGCGATACTGCAACTGTGACTGTCATTATTTTGGATGACAATGACAAACCGCGTTTCTTGGAATTTGAATTTGAATTCCCTGCCTGGGAACATAACCCGGCCGATACCGTGATTGGTCAGTTGGAAGCTGAAGATGACGATGAGAAATCTGAGTTTAATCAGTTGACTTATCGCTTGATTGATGATCCTTCGGGCTTCTTTGCAGTATCTGATAGTGGTGAAGTTTATATTCCTGAAGCAGATGTCTTGGACTATGAACCCATTGCAGAAGATCCCACCTATGTTCTCACTGTTGAAGTTTCTGATGGTGAATTGGCAGATACCGCTTATGTTTTGGTCAAAGTCTTGAATATCAATGAAAAGCCGACCTTGAAGAATTACACCTTCGATGTCAAGGAACATAAGGGTGCCAACGAACCTGTGGGTACCATGAAGGCTACCGACCCGGACCTTAAGGAATCCTTTAGCTACAAAATTATTGGCACCACTTCCTCTGAATTCTCCGTGGGTACGGATGGTGTGATTACCACTAAGAAGGAATTGAACTACGAAACCAAGCAGACCTACTCCTTCAAGGTTGAAGTTTCCGATAAGGGAAATCCGTCTCCCGTACTGAAGGATACTGCAACAATCGTTGTCAAGGTGATCGATATCAACGAAACTCCTTCTGTTGGTGACCAGGAATTTACAATTAAGGAAACTGCAAAGGGATCAGATTCCGTTGGCACTGTTGTTGGTGCTTTCGATAAGGATATCCTTAACGACTACTTCAGCGACCTGATTTACGAAATCTCCGATACCATTGTTGGTGGTGTAGAAACTAAGGGTTCTGATTTCTTTACCATCAACAAGTCTACGGGCAAGATTTCTGTTAAGAGTGGTGTTACCTTCGATTACGAAACCAAGGGTAAGGTTTATTACCTCAAGTTGACTGTAACCGACCATGCTGACCCCTCTAAGGAAGACAAGCCTTTGAGCGTAACATCCTTGATTACCATCAATATCGAAGATGTTCCGGAACCGCCGAAATTCCCCCAGGATGATTACGAATTCGACGTGAATGAAAATTCTCCGGAAGGAGTCGTTGTTGGTGAACTTTCTGCAGATGACAAGGATGAAAACGAAAAACTGGTTTACAGCTTGAAGAACCTTGATGGTTCTGTAAGCAGCCAGTTCAAGGTTTCCTATGCCAACAACAAGGCTGTTATCAAGGTCGAAGACAATGCTGGCCTGGACTACGAAACGTTGGCTCATTACGAAGTCATGGTCATCGTTACTGACAAGAGCAACTTGAGCGATACCGCCAAGGTGATCATCACCGTTAACGATGTCAATGAAAAGCCGACTATTGAAGAACAGTACTTCAGCCTCCCTGAAAATAAGAAGGCTAATTACAAGCTCTCTGGTTCTGTCCAGTCTGACGACTTGGATACCGCTTCTGTCTACAGAAAGAATCACTACGAAGCAGTGGGCGGCGATACCGACTTGTTCACCTTGAATCGTAGGGGAGAAATCTACGCTAAGCAGACCATGGACTATGAAGCATGGGTTGACAGCGGAAGAACAACCTTTGTCTTGGAAGTCAAGGTTGTGGATGATGAAGTTGATACCTTGTTCGCTATCGAAAACATTTATATCGACCTGCTCGATGTGAATGAAAAGCCCTCTGTAATCACGGACTCCATGGAAATCGCAGAACATTCTTCTGTGGGTGACCTGGTGGGTATGCTTGAAGCAAAGGACCCGGATCTTTACAAGACTTCCTTTACCTTTGCCTTGGATAGTTCTTCCAGCGTGTTCTCTGTTGATGCCGATGGTTCTGTTCGCGTAAAGGATAGCGGCAAACTTGATTATGAAAATATGGATCACCAGTACATCATTTACGTGAATGTTGTGGATGATTCTGGCGCCGTGTCCGATACAAAGCCGGTGGTGATTTCCGTCATTGACGTGAACGAACCTCCTGTATTGAGAGATACAATCCTGTACATTAGCGAAGCTGCAAGCCCAGATACAATCTTCGCTCAAATCTCTGGCAAGGATCCGGATAAGTACAACGAAGCCTTCAGCAAGTTGACTTATGAAATGATTTCTGTCAAGGATACCTTCGACTTCTTGGAAGATGGTTCTGCCAAGTTGCTGCGTGGCCTGGACTACGAAGCAATCCAGAGCTATGTACGTAGGGTTCGTGTTACTGATGGTGAATACAGCGATACAGCAAATGTGCTCATCAAGGTGATCAACGTTGTTGAATCTACCATTGTGGACATCATTGAAATTGAAGATCCTGATACCTTGGTTACCAATCCGGATACCATCTACACCAACGTTCCTGAAAAGCATATTACATGGCTTGAAGACGGTAGAAAGTACGAATCCGATACTACCTTGGTAAATGGCAAGAATATCATTGAAAGATGCTTCTGGGATAGAACCAAGGATTATGAAGGTTGCGATACCGTTGTTATCTTCTTCAGTGATTCTAAGCCGATTGTAACTATCGACGCAGACCGCCCGGATATCAAGGCTGAAAACGTCTATACGATTGTGGAACAGAAGGATGAAGGTGATACCAATGTTTACGTGAACACCAAAAAGAAGGAAGTGGAAATTTCCATTGTCGATACCGCTTCCGGTGTGAAGAACAAGACGTTCACTGTAAACCTTGATCTTGTTGATAGCGTTGCTGTTCCCAAGAAGGCTTTGAAGGAAGTCAATTCCATTGCTGGCGGCGTTACCATCAAGGACGGTAGCGATGTCGAAACGACCAAGGTCAAGATTACTGGAACAGACAATGTTGTTGTTTCCTACTCTGATTATGTGGTTGTTGATGGCAAGAAGATTCCGGTAACTGTGTCCTACACTACCGATGGTGATGACGAAGTCGTGGAAACCGAAATCATCAACAAGAAGGGCAAGGTTGAAAAGATTCAGGTAATCACCGTTTCCTACACCACAAAGGTTGATGGTAAGGATGTGGTTATTTCCTACCAGGCTGATGCAGAAACTGGTGAGGTACTGAAGACTACTGCAGGTGGCAAGCTCACCAGAGCAGAACAGTCCAATTCCGTGGCCAACGCCCAGGATGCTGTGGGTACCTATACGGTTTCCTACACTTGCGAAGAAAAGGGTAACACTGTTAATGTCAGCTACGTGATTGACGATGAAGGTGACTTCGTGACTAATGAAGATGGAGACATTGGTTACTCCGTATCTTACACCTACGTGAACAAGTTTGGCAATTCCGCAACCAAGTCCGTGTACATCGTTCTGGATCAGGTTGGCCCGAAGGTTGAAATTCTCGATCCGTCCAAGGATGCCAAGCTCCAGGTTGTCAGCTCCAACTTCATTGGCGTGAAGTGGACTGTGAATGGCGAAGTTCAGGATACCTTGACTACCCAGGGCCTTGAAAAGGGCTTGAATGCCATCGTTCGCTTCTATCGCGACAAGGCTGGTAACGAATCTTCTGACACCGTATTCGTTATTATGAAGAACGGTAAGGCTATCGAAATTGCTGTTGAACAGCCTGTCACTGTTATCACTCGTGAAAAGGTCGATGAATACTATTCTGAACATCAGCCTGCAGAAAACCAGACTTATGCAGTAAGTATTTTGAACCCGTCTACTGGTGTTGAAGTTGAGACCCTGGTTGGTGGCAAGGGCAAGCCTAAGAAGGGTAGTGGTGAAGAACCTTATCCTGGTGTTGAAGAAGTCAACCACCTTGGCCCCACCTTGATCATGGACTTCAAGCTGCCGGTTATCAAGCAACTTGATGAAAATGACGCAATGGGTGGCATCAATACCGGTGTCGTTGGTGGCCTCGCTACTTTGGACGACATTATGAATGCCGGTGGTGATATTCCGCTGGATGGTGTGGACGCCCATAATGGTGAAAAGATCTCCGCTGCAGAGTATGTCGAAAAGTACTGTGCCGATGGATTCAAGCTTGGTTCTGACTACAGCAAGATTAACCTGTACAATACCAAGGCTGACGTGAAGATCTGGGTTTACACAACCTTGGGTGGCTTTGTGAACTACTACCACTTCTCTCAGGATATGAACGATCCTAGCTACACCAATGAAGGTGGCGTCACGAAGCTCTTCTTCGAAATGAAACCGGATAAGAATGGTGACGTTCGTACCGATGATGGCCGTCTGCTGGCTTCCGGTTCCTATGTTTACAAGGTGGAAGTCAAGGTTCGTTCCGAACTGCAGTGCGACCTGCCGCCGATTGGAGTTTCCTCCAGTCCGAGAAAGGGCGACGTTATTCGAAACGACGAACAGCTGCTGAAGAACTTCGGTTACAAGCGTCCTCACGAAAAGTAA
- a CDS encoding FecR family protein has product MFGKFSFIHVAAVMALAPSLAFSASAAGKVRSALGSVDRMKAKQTEWSALRVGANIYQSDKVRTGMESEVIFGLPDGSTITIAENAEVEMSNLLEPNGQGGFETKFDIKKGHINFAVHKLQDKNSKFLFKTGTATASIRGTEGYVGGEGVFFAGLKTGKLEITPEGKTEPISIVAGETTFGKDSLVVVKLASSGNARFAKKLEKLLTESKKPMQELIEEVKQADEAFQETLKAEAEAAAAAVPMNSFSVSTISPVEVCDQGLTVEGFYKTTDETATLVVNIGGSYQSSNLIRAADGNVHSFAHKIVINDENGLWTANKAVVSFAGAGVKDSKTINLQVNKACLDVNTKIPTVTIPSYDSLRCVANLSIGDMQGDAAILSISTDGSQSSEEAITRNAQQRMKLKNGVHEYVVRVEDQAGNKSEIEKTMGCYPAKRFNVDVVGAAREELKVPPPPPVPGKVLDNRIMRTLQFKIRTPENDPSQLYKVLVKQNGNIILQETLSQIQNMDYQIPVELVRGTVSRIDIEVTHKSGYKAKAKKVYEVR; this is encoded by the coding sequence ATGTTCGGCAAATTCTCTTTTATTCATGTCGCTGCCGTTATGGCATTAGCTCCGTCTTTGGCCTTCTCGGCCTCTGCCGCAGGTAAGGTTCGTTCTGCATTGGGCTCTGTTGACCGTATGAAAGCTAAGCAGACGGAATGGTCCGCTCTTCGCGTTGGTGCCAATATTTACCAGTCCGATAAGGTCCGCACCGGCATGGAATCAGAAGTTATTTTTGGTCTGCCTGATGGAAGTACCATTACTATCGCAGAAAATGCTGAAGTGGAAATGTCCAACCTTCTGGAACCTAATGGACAGGGTGGCTTTGAAACCAAGTTCGACATCAAGAAGGGACATATCAACTTTGCTGTCCATAAACTTCAGGACAAGAATTCCAAGTTCCTCTTCAAGACCGGAACAGCAACTGCATCTATTCGCGGTACCGAAGGTTATGTTGGCGGTGAAGGCGTGTTCTTCGCAGGTTTGAAGACCGGTAAGCTTGAAATTACCCCGGAAGGCAAGACTGAACCGATTTCCATTGTCGCCGGTGAAACCACCTTCGGCAAGGATTCCCTGGTTGTGGTGAAACTTGCTTCTTCCGGTAACGCCCGCTTTGCCAAGAAACTTGAAAAGCTCTTGACTGAATCCAAGAAGCCTATGCAGGAACTTATCGAAGAGGTCAAGCAGGCTGACGAAGCCTTCCAGGAAACTTTGAAGGCTGAAGCAGAAGCTGCCGCTGCAGCTGTTCCCATGAATAGCTTCTCCGTTTCTACAATCTCCCCGGTTGAAGTTTGCGACCAGGGCTTGACTGTCGAAGGTTTCTACAAGACTACAGACGAAACTGCAACCTTGGTTGTGAACATTGGTGGCAGCTACCAGTCTTCTAACTTGATCCGCGCCGCAGACGGCAACGTCCATTCCTTTGCCCATAAGATCGTTATTAATGATGAAAACGGCCTTTGGACTGCAAACAAGGCTGTGGTCTCCTTTGCTGGTGCAGGCGTTAAGGATTCCAAGACCATCAATCTTCAGGTCAACAAGGCTTGCCTTGACGTGAATACCAAGATCCCGACGGTGACGATTCCTTCTTACGATTCCCTCCGTTGTGTTGCAAATCTTTCCATTGGCGATATGCAGGGCGATGCTGCAATTCTCTCCATTAGCACTGATGGTTCCCAGTCTTCCGAAGAAGCTATTACGAGAAATGCCCAGCAGAGAATGAAACTCAAGAACGGCGTTCACGAATACGTTGTCAGGGTTGAAGACCAGGCTGGAAACAAGTCCGAAATTGAAAAGACCATGGGCTGCTATCCTGCAAAACGTTTCAATGTTGATGTTGTCGGTGCTGCAAGAGAAGAACTCAAGGTTCCGCCTCCGCCTCCTGTTCCGGGTAAGGTATTGGACAACCGCATCATGAGAACTTTGCAGTTCAAGATTCGTACTCCTGAAAACGACCCCAGTCAGTTGTACAAGGTTCTTGTAAAGCAAAACGGAAATATTATATTACAGGAAACGTTGTCCCAGATCCAGAATATGGATTATCAGATACCTGTGGAATTGGTCCGTGGCACCGTTAGCCGCATTGACATTGAGGTAACTCATAAGAGCGGATATAAGGCCAAGGCCAAAAAGGTTTATGAGGTTCGTTAA